Proteins encoded in a region of the Ranitomeya imitator isolate aRanImi1 chromosome 9, aRanImi1.pri, whole genome shotgun sequence genome:
- the BANF1 gene encoding barrier-to-autointegration factor encodes MSSTSQKHKDFVAEPMGEKEVQCLAGIGDVLGGKLVNKGFDKAYVVLGQFLVLRKDEELFKDWLRDTCGANSKQTRDCYTCLKEWCDAFL; translated from the exons ATGTCTTCCACATCACAGAAACACAAAGACTTTGTGGCCGAGCCCATGGGAGAGAAGGAGGTGCAGTGTCTCGCCGGCATTGGTGACGTGCTGGGAGGGAAGCTTGTGAATAAGGGCTTTGACAAG gCCTATGTCGTCTTGGGTCAGTTTCTTGTGCTAAGGAAAGATGAAGAGCTTTTCAAAGATTGGTTGCGGGACACCTGCGGAGCCAACTCAAAGCAAACGCGCGATTGTTACACCTGTCTGAAAGAATGGTGTGATGCCTTCTTGTAA
- the LOC138648579 gene encoding cystatin-11-like: MNSIILLLICFVSFGYCAPVEELIKAEVAPVLGGWNTLPLDSKKVMHMAKLLQNSYNKKNFSLYWSKITAVEEALMQVTDGINYQFTVIIEPTGCLKKENLETCETPGFEYMTVEKCHYFIRQNPPKFKLTIIGKTCEEM; the protein is encoded by the exons ATGAATTCTATCATACTCCTCCTCATCTGTTTCGTCTCTTTTGGCTATTGCGCCCCTGTGGAGGAATTGATTAAAGCAGAGGTTGCTCCTGTTCTCGGAGGATGGAACACTTTGCCCCTGGACTCTAAAAAAGTAATGCACATGGCAAAGCTTCTCCAGAACTCGTACAATAAGAAAAATTTCAGTCTGTACTGGAGCAAGATCACTGCCGTGGAGGAGGCATTGATGCAG GTCACCGATGGGATAAATTACCAATTTACAGTCATTATAGAGCCAACAGGGTGCCTGAAAAAAGAAAATTTAGAGACCTGCGAGACCCCCGGATTTGAATACATGACG GTGGAAAAGTGTCATTATTTTATAAGGCAAAATCCTCCGAAATTCAAATTAACAATTATCGGCAAAACATGTGAAGAAATGTGA